The following proteins are co-located in the Trichormus variabilis 0441 genome:
- a CDS encoding CIA30 family protein — protein sequence MADKNRSQWNLCRFIETLTYFEVIPFLNWVQQLIQGRPQDNQPRTDGENNMGVILVAGATGGVGKRVVRKLRERGEKVRALVRDIDKARSILGDDVDLVVADITKPETLTPMVMANIQAVICCTAVRIQPVEGDTADRAKYYQGVKFYQPEIVGDTPENVEYQGIKNLVTAAANYLPATNEKLIFDFTHPSTELKNIWGALDDVVMGGVSASNIQLVENTASFAGNVSTANSGGFASVRTRNFEPPFNLSGYEGVELRVKGDGQRYKIFLRTETKWDGLGYSYSFDTVENTWINIRVPFTELVPVFRAKIVQDAPPIDSSRVSSFQLMLSKFEYDGALNPKFSAGGFALQLEFIKAYGGANTPKFVLVSSAGVTRPGRPGINLDEEPPAVRLNDQLGGILTWKLKGEDSLRASGIPYTIIRPCALTEEPGSKALIFEQGDNIRGKISREDVAELCVQALQQKRCNVTFEVKEGTNVAEVVDWQQLFVNLESER from the coding sequence GTGGCTGATAAAAATCGTTCTCAATGGAACTTATGTAGGTTTATTGAAACGCTGACTTACTTCGAGGTAATTCCTTTTTTGAATTGGGTGCAGCAATTAATCCAAGGTCGTCCCCAGGATAATCAACCTCGAACTGATGGAGAAAATAACATGGGTGTAATTCTAGTAGCAGGTGCAACGGGTGGTGTTGGTAAACGAGTAGTACGGAAACTCAGAGAACGCGGTGAAAAAGTCCGCGCCCTCGTACGAGACATTGATAAAGCACGGTCAATTCTTGGTGATGATGTTGATTTAGTAGTGGCGGACATTACTAAACCGGAAACATTAACTCCTATGGTTATGGCTAATATCCAGGCCGTGATTTGTTGTACCGCAGTACGCATCCAACCAGTGGAGGGAGACACCGCAGATAGAGCCAAATATTATCAAGGCGTAAAATTTTATCAACCAGAAATTGTTGGTGATACCCCAGAAAATGTCGAATATCAAGGAATTAAAAATTTAGTCACAGCAGCCGCCAATTATTTACCTGCAACTAATGAAAAACTCATATTTGATTTTACCCATCCATCAACAGAGTTAAAAAATATTTGGGGTGCGCTGGATGATGTCGTCATGGGAGGAGTAAGTGCTAGTAATATTCAATTAGTAGAAAATACTGCTTCATTTGCTGGTAATGTCTCTACTGCGAACTCAGGAGGATTCGCATCTGTTAGGACAAGAAACTTTGAACCACCATTCAATTTATCTGGTTACGAAGGTGTGGAATTGCGGGTGAAAGGTGACGGTCAACGTTACAAAATCTTCCTACGGACAGAGACTAAATGGGATGGGCTAGGATACAGCTATTCTTTTGATACTGTAGAGAATACATGGATTAATATCCGTGTTCCCTTTACAGAATTAGTTCCGGTATTTCGGGCAAAAATAGTCCAAGATGCGCCACCTATTGACAGTAGTAGAGTTAGTTCATTCCAACTAATGTTAAGTAAATTTGAATATGATGGTGCTTTAAATCCTAAATTCTCAGCAGGTGGTTTTGCTCTACAGTTAGAATTTATCAAAGCTTATGGTGGAGCAAATACACCAAAATTTGTGCTTGTAAGTTCCGCAGGTGTAACCCGTCCTGGTAGGCCAGGAATTAATTTAGATGAAGAACCTCCAGCCGTTAGATTAAATGACCAACTGGGAGGAATTTTGACATGGAAGTTAAAAGGAGAAGATAGTTTAAGAGCAAGCGGCATTCCTTACACTATTATCAGACCTTGTGCTTTAACTGAAGAACCAGGAAGCAAGGCATTAATTTTCGAGCAAGGTGATAATATTCGAGGCAAAATCAGCCGAGAGGATGTAGCAGAATTGTGTGTACAAGCGCTACAACAAAAGAGATGTAATGTAACGTTTGAGGTCAAGGAAGGGACGAATGTTGCTGAGGTTGTTGATTGGCAACAGTTATTTGTCAATTTAGAATCTGAACGATAA
- a CDS encoding HugZ family protein, whose protein sequence is MNQLEKAQAEYAGFIQEFQSAIISTISEQGIPNGSYAPFVIDDAKNIYIYVSGLAVHTKNIEANSLVNVLFIDDEAKTNQIFARRRLSFDCTATLIERESQTWNQVVDQFQERFGQIIEVLRGLGDFRIFQLTPKEGRFVIGFGAAYHISGDRLDTLVPITGDKG, encoded by the coding sequence ATGAACCAACTGGAAAAGGCTCAAGCTGAGTATGCAGGTTTTATTCAAGAGTTTCAAAGTGCCATCATTAGTACTATCAGCGAACAAGGGATTCCCAATGGTAGTTATGCTCCTTTTGTGATAGATGATGCTAAGAATATTTATATTTATGTTAGTGGCCTTGCCGTACACACCAAAAATATTGAAGCTAATTCTCTTGTAAATGTCTTATTTATTGATGATGAGGCAAAGACTAATCAAATATTTGCTCGTCGTCGCTTGAGTTTTGATTGTACAGCCACCCTCATCGAACGTGAATCCCAGACATGGAATCAAGTAGTTGACCAATTCCAAGAGCGTTTTGGTCAAATTATCGAAGTGTTACGGGGCTTGGGTGACTTTCGGATTTTTCAACTAACCCCCAAAGAGGGGCGTTTTGTCATTGGCTTTGGTGCAGCTTATCACATTAGTGGCGATCGCTTAGATACACTCGTCCCCATTACAGGCGATAAAGGATAG